From Butyricimonas paravirosa, one genomic window encodes:
- the rplS gene encoding 50S ribosomal protein L19 — MDLIKIAEQAFAQENAIEIPSFNTGDTISVHYKIKEGNKERIQIFKGVVIQIKGTGTTKTFTVRKMSGNVGVERIIPFNSPYIHAIEVNKRGVVRRSRIFYFRELTGKKAKIKEKKF; from the coding sequence ATGGACTTAATTAAAATTGCGGAACAGGCTTTTGCTCAAGAAAACGCTATCGAAATTCCTTCATTCAACACGGGTGATACCATTAGCGTACACTACAAAATTAAAGAAGGAAACAAAGAACGTATTCAGATTTTCAAAGGTGTTGTTATCCAAATTAAGGGAACAGGAACTACCAAGACTTTTACGGTTAGAAAAATGTCTGGTAACGTGGGCGTAGAACGTATCATTCCTTTCAATTCTCCTTACATTCATGCAATCGAGGTGAACAAGAGAGGTGTTGTTCGTAGATCCAGAATTTTCTACTTCCGTGAGCTTACCGGAAAGAAAGCAAAAATTAAAGAGAAGAAATTTTAA
- a CDS encoding phospho-sugar mutase, whose protein sequence is MENNDIIKIAKAKAEKWLDKAYDEKTREEVKRMLENTDTTELIESFYNDLEFGTGGLRGIMGVGTNRMNIYTVGAATQGFSNYINKMFPNEKKAVCIGHDCRHNSRLFSETAANIFSANGIHVYLFEDLRPTPEMSFAIRDLGCKGGVILTASHNPKEYNGYKAYWDDGSQLVPPHDKNVIDEVKKVQVSDIKFEGVPEMITILGKDFDKKYLDKVKTLSLSPEAIQKEHDLKIVFTPLHGTTYELVPASLRNWGFTNIHTVPEQSIPDGDFPTVASANPEEPAAFKMALDLARKIDADLAMACDPDGDRIGIAVKNDAGEWTLLNGNQTNIIFTEYIIRRKKELNQLKGGEYTVKTIVTTELIKDIAEKNHIICYDVYTGFKWIADVIRKEGGEKFIGGGEESFGYMPGAFTRDKDGVSATSLMAEIAAWVKMQNKTLYSFLKEIYAKYGFSQERMIYIVRKGLSGAQEIKAMMEEFRHNTPKEINHSPVVLKKDYLSLEATNLQTGEKTHLNFETKSDVLQFFLADGSKISVRPSGTEPKIKFYFEGRAQMKDMNDYERAQQDANARIDAIIKDLKLQ, encoded by the coding sequence ATGGAAAATAATGACATCATAAAAATAGCCAAAGCCAAAGCTGAAAAATGGTTGGACAAGGCATACGATGAAAAAACACGCGAAGAAGTAAAACGCATGTTGGAAAACACGGACACGACAGAATTGATTGAATCGTTTTACAACGATCTGGAATTCGGAACCGGCGGTTTACGGGGAATCATGGGAGTGGGAACCAACCGCATGAACATTTACACGGTAGGCGCTGCCACGCAAGGTTTTTCAAACTACATCAACAAGATGTTCCCGAATGAAAAAAAAGCCGTATGTATCGGTCATGACTGCCGTCATAACTCCCGGCTCTTTTCAGAAACAGCCGCCAATATTTTCTCGGCCAACGGAATACACGTTTACCTGTTCGAAGATTTGCGCCCCACGCCCGAAATGTCATTTGCTATCCGGGACTTAGGCTGCAAAGGTGGTGTTATTCTTACCGCCTCTCACAACCCGAAAGAATATAATGGTTATAAAGCATACTGGGATGACGGATCGCAACTCGTTCCCCCGCATGATAAGAACGTGATCGATGAAGTAAAAAAAGTACAAGTCTCGGATATTAAATTCGAAGGAGTACCGGAAATGATCACCATTTTAGGAAAAGATTTTGACAAAAAATACCTGGATAAAGTGAAAACGTTAAGTCTTTCACCGGAAGCCATACAAAAAGAACACGATTTAAAAATCGTCTTTACCCCACTACATGGAACTACCTACGAACTTGTTCCTGCCTCTTTACGTAACTGGGGATTCACGAACATTCATACCGTACCGGAGCAAAGTATTCCCGACGGGGATTTCCCGACCGTGGCATCTGCAAACCCGGAGGAACCGGCAGCTTTCAAAATGGCTCTAGACTTGGCTCGCAAAATTGATGCAGATTTGGCTATGGCTTGTGACCCGGATGGGGACCGTATTGGTATCGCCGTAAAAAATGACGCGGGAGAATGGACGCTATTGAACGGAAACCAGACCAATATTATTTTCACGGAATACATCATCCGCAGAAAAAAAGAACTGAACCAACTTAAAGGTGGTGAATACACGGTAAAAACCATCGTCACTACCGAATTGATTAAAGATATTGCAGAAAAGAATCACATCATCTGTTATGACGTGTACACCGGATTCAAATGGATTGCCGACGTGATCCGCAAAGAAGGCGGGGAGAAATTCATCGGTGGCGGGGAAGAATCCTTTGGCTATATGCCGGGAGCATTTACCCGGGACAAAGACGGGGTTTCTGCCACGTCATTAATGGCCGAAATCGCCGCTTGGGTAAAGATGCAAAATAAAACACTGTACTCTTTCCTCAAGGAAATCTACGCCAAATACGGATTCTCACAAGAGAGGATGATTTATATCGTGCGCAAAGGTTTAAGCGGGGCGCAAGAGATCAAAGCCATGATGGAAGAGTTCCGCCACAACACCCCGAAGGAGATCAATCATAGTCCGGTTGTGTTGAAAAAAGACTACCTCTCTTTGGAAGCGACCAATTTACAAACCGGAGAAAAAACGCACCTCAATTTCGAGACAAAAAGTGACGTTTTGCAATTCTTCTTGGCCGATGGTAGTAAGATTTCCGTTCGTCCTTCCGGTACCGAACCTAAGATTAAATTTTACTTTGAAGGTCGGGCCCAGATGAAAGATATGAATGACTATGAACGGGCGCAACAGGATGCGAACGCCCGTATTGATGCTATTATCAAGGATTTGAAACTTCAATAA
- a CDS encoding ATP-dependent RecD-like DNA helicase, translating to MINEHFERIVKEKFGFDFSPTQQAAMKNFLAFLFDRHPESLFLLKGYAGTGKTSLVAAIVNTLLQFEQQVVLLAPTGRAAKVFSGYSHQPAFTIHKKIYRQKNAQEGVGIFNLGFNGNANTLFFVDEASMISMGSQDSNFGTGSLLDDLIEFVYNGRNNRLVLIGDTAQLPPIGVDVSPALEADFLQVSYGMEIYEANLTDIMRQSEQSGILYNATRVREMIGAGPFAKLLLRVAGFPDIVRVSGSELLEELDQCYSSFGMDETMVICRSNKRANRFNEGIRARILYREDAFSSGDKVMIVKNNYFWGAEYDKVDFIANGDIATVEKVGKYKDLYGFHFVNTRLSIYGYEEEITAWVMLDTLTTEQPALSYEDYRRLYMAVEEDYTDIASKQKRFKKIQENEYYNALQIKFAYAVTCHKAQGGQWDAVFVDPGWLGEDSYDDEYWRWLYTAFTRARKKLYLINFKDEMIEMEG from the coding sequence ATGATAAATGAACATTTTGAACGTATTGTAAAAGAGAAGTTTGGATTCGATTTTTCGCCCACGCAACAGGCGGCAATGAAGAATTTTTTAGCTTTTCTCTTTGATCGTCATCCTGAAAGTTTGTTTTTATTGAAAGGATATGCCGGAACGGGGAAAACTTCTTTGGTGGCGGCCATCGTGAATACATTACTGCAATTTGAACAGCAGGTTGTTTTATTGGCACCGACGGGGAGAGCGGCGAAAGTGTTTTCCGGTTATTCTCATCAGCCTGCTTTTACGATTCACAAAAAGATTTACCGGCAGAAAAATGCACAGGAGGGAGTCGGGATATTCAACTTGGGATTTAACGGGAATGCTAACACGCTTTTTTTCGTGGATGAGGCATCCATGATCTCAATGGGTTCTCAGGATTCGAATTTTGGGACGGGGTCTTTGCTGGATGATCTGATTGAGTTCGTGTACAACGGGAGGAATAACCGCTTGGTGTTAATCGGGGATACAGCCCAGTTACCCCCGATTGGCGTGGATGTCAGCCCGGCCTTGGAGGCTGATTTTCTACAAGTGAGTTATGGGATGGAAATATATGAGGCAAATTTGACCGATATCATGCGGCAGTCGGAACAATCCGGAATCCTGTACAATGCTACTCGGGTACGAGAAATGATCGGGGCGGGACCTTTTGCCAAACTCTTGCTTCGGGTAGCGGGTTTTCCGGATATTGTACGGGTAAGTGGGAGTGAACTACTGGAAGAGTTAGATCAATGTTATAGCTCTTTTGGGATGGACGAAACGATGGTGATTTGTCGGTCGAATAAACGGGCCAATCGTTTTAATGAAGGGATACGGGCCAGAATCCTTTACCGGGAAGATGCTTTCAGTAGTGGGGATAAAGTTATGATCGTGAAGAATAATTATTTCTGGGGAGCGGAGTACGATAAGGTGGATTTTATCGCAAACGGGGATATTGCCACTGTGGAGAAGGTCGGGAAATATAAGGATTTATACGGATTCCATTTTGTCAACACTCGTCTAAGTATTTACGGTTACGAGGAAGAGATCACGGCATGGGTCATGTTGGATACCTTGACCACGGAACAACCTGCATTGAGTTATGAAGATTATCGGCGCTTGTATATGGCCGTGGAAGAGGATTATACGGATATTGCTTCCAAGCAAAAACGGTTTAAGAAAATTCAAGAGAACGAATATTATAATGCCCTGCAAATTAAATTTGCCTATGCAGTCACGTGTCATAAAGCCCAAGGGGGACAATGGGATGCGGTATTTGTTGATCCGGGATGGCTGGGAGAGGATTCTTATGACGATGAGTATTGGCGTTGGCTATACACGGCATTTACCCGGGCCCGCAAAAAATTATATCTGATTAATTTCAAGGATGAGATGATCGAAATGGAGGGATAA